From one Cyanobacterium stanieri PCC 7202 genomic stretch:
- a CDS encoding PilT protein domain protein (PFAM: PIN domain~COGs: COG1487 nucleic acid-binding protein contains PIN domain~InterPro IPR002716~KEGG: gvi:gll2899 hypothetical protein~PFAM: PilT protein domain protein~SPTR: PilT protein domain protein) — protein sequence MYLIDTSVLINILRDKTGIKRKNLENIIQDNLFFLSHFIQMELLQGAKDEKEWQLLEIYLDDQDYLAENSSILIKSARIFYDLRRKGLTVRSSIDCCIAQLAISYNLTLIHNDKDFEIIKEVRNLQTIIFS from the coding sequence ATGTATCTAATTGATACTTCTGTTTTGATTAATATTTTGCGAGATAAGACAGGAATTAAAAGAAAAAATTTAGAAAATATTATTCAAGACAATCTTTTCTTTTTAAGTCATTTTATCCAAATGGAACTATTACAGGGTGCTAAAGATGAAAAAGAATGGCAACTATTAGAAATTTATTTGGATGATCAAGATTATCTTGCAGAAAATAGTTCTATCTTGATTAAATCTGCTCGTATTTTCTATGATTTAAGACGTAAAGGTTTAACAGTTAGAAGTAGTATTGATTGTTGTATCGCCCAATTAGCTATTAGTTATAATTTAACTTTAATTCATAACGATAAAGATTTTGAGATTATTAAAGAAGTGAGAAATTTACAAACTATTATTTTTTCTTAG
- a CDS encoding hypothetical protein (KEGG: tro:trd_A0107 PglZ domain family~SPTR: PglZ domain family) — MTKIILDPTNLYPIEQNYIIISNEVEWLKYFTLKDDAYWIKNKIPCAWTKEWLKACNKTNLIIEIKENPRSLLASMLNPLSIPNQWNDQQVLGILNQLNTYPDNKIAHLLAEITNTELKLWECITPSEKHLAQWLCVNIPEEYQVFEQFWLENFISHNHDNKLIEYYRINNKLNLLKDWVGIRLNKIDNLGIFPLSLPVIIEKEFINFWEEKIVQTQGEIIENLILPQEYKKELIAEIAYNIFLEKTNWITRDRVAKISIYLNADKRQKLNQLIPPSPPKPLDINAKPDDCLQWVTNHYLPFRLWEINHNMSNNHEDKNQISSKLADNFVNWIVKNYPELKLDSVEKSWLNYSVTPQVEKLAKNNPILWVIVDGLGWLDHRELIFKLTEKNSLSIQQDIQPKFSILPTKTEYAKWSLFTQLLPNHNSWNNNAGDGFSLINNGHRYTDRNKPKLIEDLQQKKYQIYCWDTTQLDELYHHQNDWQTLYKLEREKVLDGIVKDILHFLQQYPEPEKLQIIIASDHGQIIGEVDKMNNYPNNLKPQGRMAIGTTDDSRFVVLSAQKFDLPHDISIVRSQDSLGSFNYTQNQKIIGNHGGLFPEEVVVGFSILSQQISRLPVLITCRGEGKAKDRGELEMIINNHNKLSLTNLCLYINEIGELKMGKILDIVIPPNQTINYKLEINKCPELLPDNSNNYYTLSGKLTFNFANTEVGEAELDAQSLLTIKQIFTSGFTGGLDEFF; from the coding sequence ATGACAAAAATAATTTTAGATCCCACTAATTTATATCCCATAGAGCAAAATTACATTATTATTAGTAACGAGGTAGAATGGCTAAAATATTTTACTTTAAAGGATGACGCTTATTGGATTAAAAATAAAATACCTTGTGCTTGGACAAAAGAATGGTTAAAAGCTTGTAATAAAACAAATTTAATTATTGAAATAAAAGAAAATCCACGCTCTTTATTAGCTTCTATGTTAAACCCTTTATCTATTCCGAATCAATGGAATGATCAACAAGTGTTAGGTATTTTAAATCAACTAAATACTTATCCAGATAATAAAATTGCTCATTTATTAGCAGAAATTACTAACACAGAATTAAAACTATGGGAATGTATAACACCCTCAGAAAAACATCTTGCCCAATGGCTATGTGTTAATATTCCAGAAGAATATCAAGTATTTGAGCAATTTTGGTTAGAAAACTTCATCAGCCATAACCATGATAATAAATTAATCGAATATTATCGAATAAATAATAAATTAAATTTACTCAAAGATTGGGTAGGTATCAGGTTAAATAAAATTGATAATTTAGGTATTTTTCCATTGTCATTACCAGTGATTATCGAAAAAGAATTTATCAACTTTTGGGAGGAAAAAATAGTTCAAACTCAAGGGGAGATAATTGAAAATTTAATTTTACCTCAAGAATATAAAAAGGAACTGATTGCTGAAATAGCTTATAATATTTTCCTAGAAAAAACTAACTGGATTACCCGTGATAGAGTAGCAAAAATTAGTATTTATCTCAATGCAGATAAAAGACAAAAACTTAATCAACTTATTCCTCCTTCACCACCAAAACCATTAGATATTAATGCTAAACCAGATGACTGTTTACAATGGGTAACGAATCATTATTTACCTTTTAGATTATGGGAAATTAATCATAACATGAGTAACAATCATGAAGACAAAAATCAAATTAGTAGCAAATTAGCTGATAATTTTGTGAATTGGATTGTGAAAAATTATCCCGAATTAAAATTAGATAGTGTGGAAAAATCATGGTTAAATTATAGTGTCACCCCACAAGTGGAAAAACTAGCGAAAAATAACCCCATTCTTTGGGTTATAGTTGATGGTTTAGGATGGTTAGATCATCGAGAGCTTATTTTTAAATTAACAGAGAAAAACTCATTATCTATTCAACAAGATATTCAGCCTAAGTTTAGTATTTTACCAACTAAAACAGAATATGCAAAATGGAGTTTATTTACTCAACTTTTGCCTAATCATAATTCTTGGAATAATAATGCAGGAGATGGTTTTTCTCTTATTAATAATGGGCATCGTTATACAGATAGAAATAAACCAAAATTAATAGAAGATTTGCAACAAAAAAAATATCAAATTTATTGTTGGGATACCACTCAATTAGACGAATTATATCATCATCAAAACGATTGGCAAACTTTGTATAAACTAGAGCGTGAAAAAGTTTTGGATGGAATTGTCAAAGATATTTTACACTTTTTACAGCAATATCCTGAACCAGAAAAATTACAAATTATTATTGCGAGTGATCATGGTCAAATAATAGGAGAAGTTGATAAGATGAACAATTATCCTAATAATTTAAAACCTCAAGGTAGAATGGCAATAGGTACAACTGATGACTCTCGTTTTGTTGTACTTTCTGCTCAAAAATTTGATTTACCTCATGATATTAGTATTGTGAGAAGTCAGGATTCTTTAGGCTCTTTTAACTATACACAAAATCAGAAAATTATCGGTAATCATGGAGGCTTATTTCCTGAAGAAGTAGTAGTAGGATTCTCAATTTTAAGTCAACAAATTTCCCGTTTACCTGTATTGATAACTTGCAGGGGAGAAGGAAAAGCAAAAGATAGAGGAGAATTAGAAATGATTATTAATAATCATAATAAATTATCTTTAACTAATCTATGCTTATATATTAATGAAATTGGAGAATTAAAAATGGGAAAAATACTCGATATAGTAATTCCCCCTAATCAAACAATTAATTATAAATTAGAGATAAATAAATGTCCAGAATTACTACCAGATAATAGTAATAATTATTATACTTTATCAGGAAAACTAACCTTTAATTTTGCTAATACTGAAGTTGGAGAAGCAGAATTAGACGCTCAATCATTACTAACAATTAAACAAATATTTACCAGTGGATTTACAGGAGGTTTAGATGAATTTTTCTAA
- a CDS encoding hypothetical protein (TIGRFAM: TIGR02688 family protein~COGs: COG4930 ATP-dependent Lon-type protease~InterPro IPR014061~KEGG: tro:trd_A0108 hypothetical protein~SPTR: Putative uncharacterized protein) has translation MNFSNNYSTYDNELVTRVFGSLSIDKKRLPSSSLTSVGVPSFVGEWILEHIVAGTGELNDGEKEKVRNFVDKAFPRKDDKEEIKFELTQGGIYTLIGLMQVRVTLEKTSEQIPEPVASISVLNLTDCEISTDIVNRHRRLLRQGIWGKITLRYSPDMKGKFKVSVIDFAPFQCSAVDLKSYGELRSQFSTEKWRDLMFCSMGFNPEHPDYNHQAKTWILSRLLPLVEPNFHLIELAPKGTGKSFFYENINNKVSVVSGGKITPARLFIDGKTREVGLLGRYNVVVLDEVQSLTFDNPDEIIGPLKTYLANGSYNRGGYSDIASDCSLVLLANIELNEYQRPKNEYNLMANLPKFFSETAFLDRFAGILPGWEIPKFQKEMMANQIGLKMDFFGEVLFALRRDTRFQQYAETHTNFLSKVSIRHQQGIIKTASGFLKILYPHLDLTLQDYWNDCLKPACLLRQQIHSLIYNLDDEFKQYGKEIIVDII, from the coding sequence ATGAATTTTTCTAACAACTATTCAACCTATGACAATGAATTAGTAACTAGAGTATTTGGTTCACTTTCTATCGATAAAAAACGCTTACCTTCAAGTAGTTTAACCAGTGTTGGTGTACCCAGTTTTGTCGGCGAATGGATATTGGAACATATTGTAGCAGGTACTGGGGAGTTAAACGATGGGGAAAAAGAAAAAGTCCGTAATTTTGTTGATAAAGCCTTTCCTCGTAAAGATGATAAAGAAGAAATAAAATTTGAATTAACCCAGGGAGGAATTTATACCTTAATTGGCTTAATGCAGGTAAGAGTAACATTGGAAAAAACCTCCGAACAAATTCCCGAACCTGTTGCTAGTATTTCTGTTCTAAATTTAACCGATTGTGAAATATCTACAGATATAGTTAATCGTCATCGCCGATTATTAAGACAAGGAATATGGGGAAAAATTACCTTAAGATATAGCCCAGATATGAAAGGTAAATTTAAAGTATCAGTTATCGATTTTGCTCCTTTTCAATGTTCAGCAGTCGATTTGAAATCATATGGAGAATTGCGTTCTCAATTTTCCACAGAAAAATGGCGAGATTTAATGTTTTGTTCGATGGGTTTTAATCCTGAACATCCAGACTACAATCATCAAGCAAAAACATGGATTTTAAGTCGTTTATTACCCTTAGTTGAACCTAATTTTCATCTAATTGAATTAGCACCAAAAGGTACAGGGAAAAGTTTTTTTTATGAGAATATTAATAATAAAGTGTCGGTAGTCAGTGGAGGAAAAATTACCCCCGCAAGATTATTTATTGATGGAAAAACTAGAGAAGTTGGCTTATTGGGACGCTATAACGTGGTTGTTTTAGATGAAGTTCAAAGTTTAACTTTTGATAATCCTGATGAAATTATCGGACCATTAAAAACTTATCTTGCCAACGGAAGTTATAATCGTGGCGGATATTCTGATATAGCCAGTGATTGCTCTTTAGTATTATTAGCTAATATTGAATTAAATGAATATCAACGCCCGAAAAATGAATATAATTTAATGGCTAATCTGCCTAAATTTTTCTCAGAAACGGCTTTTTTAGATCGTTTTGCTGGTATTTTACCCGGTTGGGAAATACCCAAGTTTCAAAAGGAAATGATGGCTAATCAAATCGGATTAAAAATGGATTTTTTTGGAGAAGTTTTATTTGCATTAAGGAGAGATACCCGTTTCCAACAATACGCAGAAACCCATACAAATTTTCTGTCTAAAGTTTCTATTCGACATCAACAAGGAATTATAAAAACAGCATCGGGATTTCTAAAAATTCTCTATCCTCATCTTGATTTAACTTTACAAGATTATTGGAATGACTGTTTAAAACCTGCCTGTTTATTACGTCAGCAAATTCATAGTTTAATCTATAATCTTGATGATGAATTTAAACAGTATGGAAAAGAAATTATTGTTGATATTATATAA
- a CDS encoding hypothetical protein (KEGG: tro:trd_A0106 hypothetical protein~SPTR: Putative uncharacterized protein), producing the protein MQISELVRVNEEAILANAVNFGMMEDEEKNLGLCQGFVFNYESINPKASTLGVLEAIQRSYRSRNEANIHLFVQDYGRGKSHFALVTANYFRQSIESQEIQGILEQVRKASINNPGIVEDLEAYKRRNKKHLVICLSGEEMDLRKSFLKAINKTLMEENITDTLAQEFCQKPLNYLKSLDAQQQQVANNFIESNYPELGDLDNIIESLTKENYRLIPQVKEISKHLNQGFAIDFETDLNVEQILENLLQKLCLGENAPYAGILILFDELNNYLQSWARDAIASGGLTLQNITNICENYKGKIALVCFTQIRPLKSVPNKSADDYKKLASRLEIAESTYEPISSLELVIKGLLVQQSHQPIWGEFIHKWGNTLLGNSRQSFETRITYYRERGWDLQTFHRNITLDSFPLHPLTTYLLCNLDFTQGRTAIQYIKEDVKNFILNQPLERNNLLNCLPAISLIDAFSDFSQTEFSRYHAEYKKTYQSISFSITTEEESILKAIFLFYISGNKLHKPNNQNHAIILSELSGLSETETSETLKKLSLERQVIYYNTGDNTYRFYSGSNLLEIRQQIEEEAERQPHKWTVNLPVKYCQDNIDKYLRSQYIEALTFIEKNKLINGEWYFENKFYTIEEFEQALSGYKTLENTEAKGIFAHILADRIEDLQDLKYRINDLLSKSQNKHLFAVAIPNKTVGDLPRELFMIDIIRRKTDKQESGTAYNQLKQDLEQKIDREIREILVSCDYYCLYQDKLTAQEEKQPQAIISLLLNELYSFVPPLAKNDKMALKSNPANTIIGYAIKLLIQDELKPQNFPNASYNNLISPVFISNWGLLKINNQKYSIQLPSQRNVRQAWDKISELTDLGSKEEKTTKIEDIWKTLSKPPFGYNEYTFTMLFGAWLGYHYNEVKISGTFGIPQRKKEHISYNIQPVKKWTETNIFDKPKDFVNKWILGKSKSPQIIRHKPIICPEIPSSVDYNQAKELINEIDNFIQSGEGEKYKKDEIKIKRVHLLDGIKTIDNNFEIVEEAENLSNDANIEKLISFYLSLQDELTPKRVINLVNYSDSNKVNNSHPVYVNPSENQKERQQKVRILINDKINDFVDELTQRSEKMKTEQELGRYQGELENTKAKISEVDTLPSHLIELLNYALKTAETNIKNIQYQENIKQCLSDIERRCRVLSDNASQKDYQDALLDIENLAEETIIIKENPRYIDIINEIKDKKNYLEQKIQIWQERVNNISKNQAFFLSQEINSLKNRFTDIESCQKIENLLQQLNPIILEWQNEEEAEKLKHQEDENILQQLRIKTPSLLKNISECQDAISLINNLREKLNYPDRFNQEIEQLRENLNQYISESDNQLDKLEVTIQHINDSQKLDKFNKELIKSETIWEKSSEYLRCQRLHQDIDNLRNLLKIIEYQRNNDLKDYENSLQQLNQWRSNVTNISPHIETKYQSISHQLTTKINRIRQQKSESAIAWLNQLNPQYNLLLENSEKLLDEKLKCANNLLKEIDCNYNQYLDCFEEKEEKLIQEYRNICIEIQNENTENQIIVLFQQLTLENKQLLHHKLEQYLNE; encoded by the coding sequence ATGCAAATCAGCGAATTAGTAAGAGTTAATGAAGAAGCAATATTAGCCAATGCCGTTAACTTTGGTATGATGGAAGATGAAGAAAAAAACTTGGGATTATGTCAAGGATTTGTCTTTAATTATGAATCCATAAATCCCAAAGCATCTACATTAGGAGTATTAGAAGCAATTCAACGCAGTTATCGCAGTCGTAATGAGGCAAATATTCATTTATTTGTACAAGATTATGGTAGAGGAAAATCTCATTTTGCTTTAGTAACTGCTAACTATTTTAGACAGTCGATAGAAAGTCAAGAAATACAAGGAATTTTAGAACAAGTTAGAAAAGCATCGATTAATAATCCGGGTATTGTTGAAGATTTAGAAGCCTATAAACGCAGAAATAAAAAACATTTAGTGATTTGTTTAAGCGGTGAAGAAATGGATTTACGAAAGTCATTTCTTAAGGCAATCAATAAAACGTTAATGGAAGAAAATATAACTGATACATTGGCTCAAGAATTTTGTCAAAAACCCTTAAATTATCTTAAAAGTTTAGATGCACAACAGCAACAGGTAGCTAATAATTTTATTGAAAGTAATTATCCAGAATTAGGAGATTTAGATAATATTATTGAATCTTTAACTAAAGAGAATTATCGTTTAATTCCCCAAGTAAAAGAAATTAGTAAACACCTCAATCAAGGATTTGCCATCGACTTTGAAACCGACTTAAATGTAGAACAAATTTTGGAGAATTTATTGCAAAAATTATGTTTAGGAGAAAATGCCCCTTATGCAGGAATATTAATCTTATTTGATGAATTAAATAACTATTTACAATCTTGGGCAAGAGATGCGATCGCATCTGGGGGATTAACCTTACAAAATATTACTAACATTTGTGAGAATTATAAAGGAAAAATTGCCCTAGTTTGTTTCACCCAAATACGCCCCTTAAAATCAGTGCCAAATAAATCGGCAGACGACTATAAAAAACTTGCCTCACGATTAGAAATAGCAGAAAGCACCTATGAGCCTATTTCCAGTTTAGAATTAGTAATTAAAGGTTTATTAGTACAACAATCCCATCAACCAATTTGGGGTGAATTTATCCACAAATGGGGTAATACTTTATTAGGTAATAGCCGTCAAAGTTTTGAGACAAGAATAACATATTATCGTGAAAGAGGTTGGGATTTACAAACATTTCATAGGAACATTACCTTAGATAGTTTTCCTTTACATCCTTTAACTACTTATCTCCTTTGTAACCTTGATTTTACTCAAGGAAGAACGGCAATTCAATATATTAAAGAAGATGTTAAAAATTTCATTTTAAATCAACCTTTAGAAAGGAATAATTTACTAAATTGTCTCCCTGCAATTTCTCTCATTGATGCCTTTAGTGATTTTTCTCAAACAGAATTTTCCCGTTATCATGCTGAATATAAAAAAACCTATCAATCAATTTCTTTTTCTATAACTACCGAAGAAGAAAGTATTTTAAAAGCTATTTTTCTATTCTATATTAGTGGCAATAAATTACATAAACCTAACAATCAAAACCATGCCATAATTCTTAGTGAGTTGAGTGGTTTATCCGAGACAGAAACCTCAGAAACTTTAAAAAAATTATCCCTCGAAAGACAAGTTATTTACTATAATACTGGGGATAACACTTATCGCTTTTATTCGGGTAGTAACTTATTAGAAATTCGCCAACAAATAGAAGAAGAAGCCGAGAGACAACCCCATAAATGGACAGTTAATTTACCTGTTAAATACTGTCAAGACAATATTGATAAATATTTAAGAAGTCAATACATTGAGGCTTTAACTTTTATCGAAAAAAATAAACTCATTAACGGTGAATGGTATTTTGAAAATAAGTTTTACACTATCGAAGAATTTGAACAGGCATTATCAGGATATAAAACCTTAGAGAATACAGAAGCCAAGGGAATTTTTGCCCATATTTTAGCGGATAGAATTGAAGATTTACAGGATTTAAAATACCGTATTAATGATTTACTTTCTAAATCTCAAAATAAACACTTATTCGCCGTAGCTATTCCCAATAAAACTGTGGGAGATTTACCTCGTGAATTGTTTATGATTGATATTATCAGAAGAAAAACTGATAAGCAAGAATCAGGCACTGCTTACAATCAATTAAAACAAGATTTAGAGCAAAAAATAGATAGAGAAATCAGAGAAATTTTAGTATCCTGTGACTATTATTGCCTTTATCAAGATAAGTTAACAGCACAGGAAGAAAAACAACCTCAAGCAATCATTAGTTTACTATTAAATGAGCTTTATTCCTTTGTACCTCCCCTTGCAAAAAATGATAAAATGGCATTAAAAAGTAATCCAGCTAATACTATTATTGGTTATGCCATAAAACTATTAATACAAGATGAGTTAAAACCACAAAATTTTCCTAATGCCTCCTATAATAATTTAATTAGTCCTGTATTTATTAGTAATTGGGGTTTATTAAAAATTAATAATCAAAAATACTCAATTCAACTCCCTTCACAACGCAATGTTAGACAAGCATGGGATAAAATTTCAGAGTTAACAGACTTGGGAAGTAAAGAAGAAAAAACCACTAAAATAGAAGATATTTGGAAAACTTTATCTAAGCCTCCCTTTGGCTATAATGAATATACTTTTACCATGCTTTTTGGTGCATGGCTGGGGTATCACTATAATGAAGTAAAAATAAGTGGTACTTTCGGCATTCCCCAAAGAAAAAAAGAACATATTTCCTATAATATTCAACCGGTAAAAAAATGGACAGAAACCAATATTTTTGATAAACCAAAAGACTTTGTCAATAAATGGATTTTAGGCAAAAGTAAAAGCCCACAAATTATCAGACACAAACCGATTATTTGCCCTGAAATTCCCTCAAGTGTTGACTATAATCAGGCTAAAGAGTTAATCAATGAGATTGACAATTTTATTCAATCTGGAGAAGGAGAAAAATATAAAAAAGATGAAATAAAAATTAAAAGAGTTCATTTATTAGATGGTATAAAAACTATTGATAATAATTTTGAAATAGTAGAAGAAGCTGAAAATTTATCCAATGATGCTAATATTGAAAAATTAATTTCATTTTATTTATCTTTACAAGACGAATTAACTCCAAAACGAGTTATTAATCTAGTTAATTATTCTGATTCTAATAAGGTTAATAATTCTCATCCAGTTTATGTTAATCCTAGTGAAAATCAAAAAGAGCGTCAACAAAAAGTAAGAATATTAATTAATGATAAAATTAATGACTTTGTTGATGAGTTAACTCAACGCTCAGAAAAGATGAAAACAGAGCAAGAATTAGGGCGTTATCAAGGAGAATTGGAAAATACTAAAGCTAAAATTAGTGAAGTTGACACTTTACCTTCTCATTTAATTGAGCTTTTAAATTATGCCCTCAAAACTGCTGAAACTAATATTAAAAATATACAATATCAAGAAAATATTAAACAGTGTTTATCTGATATTGAAAGACGATGCAGAGTGTTGAGTGATAATGCTAGTCAAAAAGATTATCAAGATGCTCTACTTGATATTGAAAATTTAGCAGAAGAAACAATTATTATTAAAGAAAATCCAAGATATATTGATATTATTAATGAGATAAAAGATAAGAAAAATTATTTAGAGCAAAAAATACAAATTTGGCAGGAGAGAGTTAATAATATTAGTAAAAATCAGGCTTTTTTCTTATCTCAAGAAATTAATAGCTTAAAAAATCGCTTTACTGATATAGAAAGTTGTCAAAAAATAGAGAATCTTTTACAGCAACTTAATCCTATAATTTTGGAGTGGCAAAATGAAGAAGAAGCGGAAAAGCTTAAGCATCAAGAAGATGAAAATATTCTACAACAATTAAGAATCAAAACACCTTCTTTATTAAAAAATATTTCTGAATGCCAAGATGCGATCTCACTTATTAATAATTTAAGAGAAAAGCTAAATTATCCTGACAGATTTAACCAAGAAATCGAACAATTAAGGGAAAATCTTAATCAATATATTTCTGAGTCTGATAATCAGTTAGATAAACTAGAAGTCACTATTCAACATATTAATGATAGTCAAAAATTAGATAAGTTTAACAAGGAGTTAATAAAATCAGAAACAATCTGGGAAAAATCATCAGAATATCTAAGATGCCAGAGATTACATCAAGATATTGACAACTTGAGAAATCTATTGAAAATTATTGAATATCAAAGAAATAATGATTTAAAAGACTATGAAAATAGTTTACAACAATTAAACCAGTGGCGTAGTAATGTAACTAATATTTCTCCTCATATAGAAACTAAATATCAGTCTATATCTCATCAGTTGACAACTAAAATTAATAGAATTCGTCAACAAAAATCTGAGAGTGCGATCGCATGGCTAAATCAATTAAATCCCCAGTATAATTTACTGCTAGAAAATTCAGAGAAATTACTAGATGAAAAATTAAAATGTGCCAACAATCTTCTTAAAGAAATAGATTGTAATTATAATCAATATCTTGATTGCTTTGAAGAAAAAGAGGAAAAACTTATTCAAGAATATCGAAACATATGTATTGAAATTCAAAATGAAAATACAGAAAATCAAATTATAGTTTTATTTCAACAACTTACTCTTGAAAATAAGCAATTATTACATCATAAATTAGAACAATATTTGAATGAATAG
- a CDS encoding Protein of unknown function DUF2191 (PFAM: Uncharacterized protein conserved in bacteria (DUF2191)~InterPro IPR019239~KEGG: gvi:gsl2900 hypothetical protein~PFAM: Protein of unknown function DUF2191~SPTR: Gsl2900 protein;~manually curated): MRTNIDLDDSLLEEAFRLTNVRTKKELVNMALKELIRHRKKLNLLDLSGKIEFREDYNYKELRNNENVSN; the protein is encoded by the coding sequence ATGAGAACTAATATTGATCTTGATGATAGTTTACTGGAAGAAGCCTTCCGTTTAACTAATGTAAGAACAAAAAAAGAGTTAGTAAATATGGCATTAAAAGAGTTAATTCGTCATCGAAAAAAACTGAACTTATTAGATTTAAGTGGAAAAATTGAATTTAGAGAAGACTATAATTATAAAGAGTTAAGAAATAACGAAAATGTATCTAATTGA
- a CDS encoding Cysteine desulfurase (PFAM: Aminotransferase class-V~COGs: COG1104 Cysteine sulfinate desulfinase/cysteine desulfurase~InterPro IPR016454:IPR000192~KEGG: cyt:cce_5234 aminotransferase, class V~PFAM: aminotransferase class V~PRIAM: Cysteine desulfurase~SPTR: Aminotransferase, class V), producing the protein MPNPIYLDYHSTTPVDRRLIDVIYDSMIDNFGNPSSIDHLWGDRTLNLIKKAKQQIANLINCQAQEIIFTSGATESINTVIQGLTPPNHFIISPLEHKAVIDTCQAMVKRGLGKIRWLKVDKKGRIDLEYLEKMCLQGASLLCVMAANNEIGNIYPIQEIGKIAQTYNIPFLCDGSQAVGKIPLNFEDWGITFLTISGHKLYAPKGIGALIIKKGFTLQPLIYGGGHQNGLRSGTLNVSGIVALGEACYLRQLEMVEDEKAIALKRNHLQSILQAQIPSLIVNGDIDNRLAGNLHISIPDVPNSAIIARVRDKLAISTGSACTTETLAPSHVLRAINLEDELIEGALRIGIGKFTTHEEIEKSADILINIINQVLSIY; encoded by the coding sequence ATGCCTAACCCTATCTACTTAGATTATCATTCTACTACTCCAGTTGATCGCCGCTTAATCGATGTAATATATGACTCGATGATCGATAATTTTGGTAATCCTAGTAGTATAGATCATCTATGGGGCGATCGCACCTTAAATCTGATCAAAAAAGCAAAACAACAGATAGCCAATTTAATTAACTGTCAAGCCCAAGAAATTATTTTCACCTCTGGGGCAACAGAAAGCATTAACACCGTCATCCAAGGATTAACACCCCCTAACCATTTCATTATCTCACCCCTCGAACATAAAGCCGTCATTGATACCTGTCAAGCCATGGTAAAAAGAGGATTAGGCAAAATCAGATGGCTAAAAGTCGATAAAAAAGGCAGAATCGACCTAGAATATCTCGAAAAAATGTGTCTCCAAGGCGCATCCTTACTCTGTGTCATGGCAGCCAACAACGAAATCGGTAACATTTACCCTATCCAAGAAATTGGTAAAATTGCCCAAACATATAATATCCCTTTCTTGTGTGATGGCTCTCAAGCAGTGGGTAAAATTCCCCTCAACTTTGAGGATTGGGGTATCACTTTCCTAACCATCTCTGGACATAAATTATACGCCCCCAAGGGCATAGGTGCGCTGATTATCAAAAAAGGATTTACCCTACAACCCTTGATTTATGGGGGAGGACATCAAAACGGACTGCGATCAGGTACACTCAATGTATCAGGGATAGTGGCTTTAGGAGAGGCTTGTTACCTCAGACAATTGGAAATGGTAGAAGATGAAAAGGCGATCGCCCTTAAACGAAATCATCTACAATCAATATTACAAGCCCAAATTCCCTCCCTTATCGTCAACGGTGACATCGATAATCGCCTTGCAGGAAACCTCCATATATCCATTCCTGATGTTCCTAATAGTGCTATTATTGCTAGGGTGAGGGATAAACTAGCCATCTCCACAGGTTCGGCTTGTACCACTGAAACCCTTGCTCCTTCCCATGTGCTTAGGGCGATAAACCTAGAAGATGAATTAATAGAAGGTGCATTGAGAATCGGCATCGGCAAATTTACCACCCATGAAGAAATAGAAAAAAGTGCCGATATACTCATTAATATCATTAATCAAGTTTTATCGATCTATTAA